A section of the Salminus brasiliensis chromosome 10, fSalBra1.hap2, whole genome shotgun sequence genome encodes:
- the tmem30b gene encoding LOW QUALITY PROTEIN: cell cycle control protein 50B (The sequence of the model RefSeq protein was modified relative to this genomic sequence to represent the inferred CDS: inserted 1 base in 1 codon) gives MKSDGESANRPDNTAFTQQRLPAWQPMLSAGIVIPLFTLVGLAFIGVGAALFITSQNIKVLEMDYTGTETSSPCFGCSSPSVQNCVCNLTFSFSELFEGPVFFYYGLSNYYQNYRQYGVSKDANQLSGDTTYFLAPQDTCSPYQYDSNSKPIVPCGSIANSKFNDTFKLFLLVNGVKTEVPFDGKGIAWWTDYNVKYRNPATVNGSLAKAFDGTVKPINWPKPAYELDPTDQANNGFVNQDFLVWMRRAALPNFRKLYGXDHRWRLQPGAPAGNYTLQISYNYPVFSFKGTKKVVFSNVSWMGGKNQFLGIAYLVIGCLCVVMAVVMLIVYAKYKFSDDDDLQ, from the exons ATGAAGTCTGATGGTGAATCGGCGAACAGGCCGGATAACACGGCCTTTACTCAGCAGCGCCTCCCTGCGTGGCAGCCCATGCTCTCCGCTGGCATCGTCATCCCGCTCTTCACCCTCGTTGGCCTGGCCTTCATCGGCGTCGGAGCCGCACTCTTCATCACCTCACAGAACATCAAAGTGCTGGAG ATGGATTACACAGGCACTGAAACGAGCTCCCCCTGCTTCGGGTGCTCCAGTCCCAGCGTGCAGAACTGCGTGTGTAACCTGACCTTCTCCTTCTCCGAGCTGTTCGAG GGTCCGGTCTTCTTTTACTACGGTCTGTCCAACTACTACCAGAACTACAGACAGTACGGAGTCTCCAAAGATGCCAACCAGCTGTCTGGAGACACCACGTACTTCCTG GCCCCCCAGGACACCTGCTCTCCCTATCAGTACGATTCCAACAGCAAGCCCATCGTTCCCTGCGGCTCCATAGCGAACAGCAAGTTCAACG ACACGTTTAAGCTGTTCCTGCTGGTGAACGGGGTGAAGACGGAGGTGCCGTTTGACGGGAAGGGAATCGCGTGGTGGACGGACTACAACGTCAAATACAGGAACCCTGCTACCGTTAACGGCTCCCTCGCCAAGGCCTTCGACG GGACAGTGAAGCCGATAAACTGGCCGAAGCCGGCCTACGAGCTGGACCCGACGGACCAGGCCAACAATGGCTTCGTGAACCAGGACTTCCTGGTGTGGATGCGGCGCGCGGCGCTGCCCAACTTCAGGAAGCTGTATG AGGATCACAGGTGGAGATTACAGCCAGGGGCTCCAGCAGGGAACTACACCCTGCAGATCAGCTACA ATTACCCCGTGTTCAGTTTTAAGGGCACTAAGAAGGTGGTCTTCAGTAACGTCTCCTGGATGGGGGGGAAGAACCAGTTCCTGGGTATCGCCTACCTGGTGATCGGCTGTCTCTGCGTCGTCATGGCGGTCGTCATGCTCATCGTTTATGCAAAGTACAAGTTCTCAGATGATGATGACCTGCAGTGA